A stretch of DNA from Rattus rattus isolate New Zealand chromosome 18, Rrattus_CSIRO_v1, whole genome shotgun sequence:
AAGGGTCTGTTCCTAAGCCCTTGCTCATCTTCTCTGTGGCTGTTTGCCACTGGACCCCTCAACTCACTGGGGCCAATTTGACCCCAATAATAGCCAGAAGAACCACTACCACCAGCAGGAGAGTGCAATCTTTTGAGTTCCCTATCCTTCCAGTGGTAGTGCTGATTGGATTCATCCAACTGTAATAAGAATTGGGCAAGTGTCACcaatatccatgcaaaaatatcAGGCAAACTTTAAGTTACAAAGAAGTgaaatttccaaggaaatggaGGATTCTCCAATGCTATTTTCCTACTCCTTTGACTCGCACCAAGAAGAGTCAAATGTAGAACCTGGGCTTTGCCTTGATGCCTGTTCTCCTACATTGAGTACTTAATGTCACATTTCCTAGAGCCCTTCAAACATTTCACTATCTCTGTATGTtctccaaaagaaacaaacagacaaacaaacaaacatttttgttcatttgttttatgtgtactgatgttttgcttatatgtttgtttgtACTCCAAGTGAGCACCTGGTGCCAGCAGAgaatagaagagggcatctgatccacCAGAACTGAAGTTAGAAACCCTATTTATCtctatgtgagtgctggaaataaaacctaggtcctctggcaGACTCCATGGATAACTTTTATTGGTTCTGTCTGACAGTAATTATCACATTTGGAAGTTAGAAGTGTCAAGGTCCTGTTTGGGGATGCACACTTGTAAACCCAGTCTCAGAGAGGAGTAGCCATAATGGAATTTGGAAAGAATTCAACAAGGTTTTTCAGCTAGGGAGTTCAGTactgagaaagagggaaggaagaaagaaacaggaagggaaggaaagagggagggaggaagggggaggaacaaaggaagggtaggacaaaggggaggaaaagagagagagagacaggaagggagagaggaaggagggggtaggggaaggaaatggagaggaagggggagagaaaagtATGGAAGGGGAAAAGTCCTGTGTATGGCTTTGACTAACATAAATGGAAACCTTGTTGATTCTACAGGCAGGGCAGTCTTCTACTCTGCAAAACATAGTTTTAAGATGGGAGGTCTGCAATCTGGTCAgtaaacacactagaaaagggaTCCTTGGTTCCTCCTAACAAATTCACTGGAGCTCTGGTGAAAAATCTGCCAAGAGGTCTTACAGTCAGACCTTTTGGATATTAAAAGTGGAAGCCCCTGAATTTTTTATATCTGCAAGCTCTAAAGTCCTCCCATCCCGCTGGGGATCCAAGCAAGAATTCTTGAGAGTCAGTGTAGGCACAGGAAACTGACTTGAATACAGATTTATGAACATAATTAGCAATTTGGTTGCAATGTAGGGTGAACAGTGCTGGAAGGTAGAAAATAAGGAcagtattaaaacaaaaatattgagaTGAAGTCTAATGAATCTAACGTTGATTTCAATGGTTTAGTGAATtgacataaatatattattaccCAACTCACACtcagaaatgttaataaaataaaattaatatcatatgaatattatatgaacaatatattatattataatgtattatatgaAGAGTAcacattatataaacatattatattatatataatgtgaataatatataattattaaaaatatataaaatcatgttttaattatataaatattataaatattattagtATTATATGTAAATTACATGGATATAtagaaatattgtttaaaataaaattaattaataataattgcACTGTTTAAATAGGCACACTTTCCACTAATGCCAAGTTTCTATATAAACACCAGTTTCCACAGGTAAGTTAACCAAACACTCACCCCCATTGCTCAATATCCatgctgttttgtcttgttttattttttgagacagggtttcacagcCCTCACTTACCTGGACTTGATTTGTAGataaggttggccttgaactcacagagatcctcttgcttctgcctcttgagtactggaatcaaaggtgtgcaccacctgtgTCAGGCTCAGTCTCCATGTTTGATCATAAATGATTCACAGGATCTGTAGAAAGTAGCAGAAAACTCATTATTTGAATTTGCAGTATCTTACTCTATGTTTCATGACCTTTTGCATTCACTATATGTTTAAGTTCTTAGGACTAGGACTGCTCTGGTGCTGCCCCATCTTTGATATTATTACCATTTTCACCCTTGTAATTGGCAAAAGGTCttaccaaaattttattttttttaacatcaatGAAATTActagaatacaaagaaaaataaatgacttgaTTCTTATGGGAAAAGAAATTTGGACAGAATGATTCCTTGGAGAGAAAACCCCAAGATGTTAATGCTCTAAGATGCTGCTGGGGAAGTATGAGAGGGCTCATTCTGGTCTTCCCTCTGTCAGAACACAAAGTGAGATCTGCTGAGATTGGGTATTATAATTATAAGTAGGTTCTTATGTCCATTCTAAAGTATGCACAGCAGCTTAGACTTAAGGCAAATGTAATATTGGGagaaaaatttctctctctctctctctctctctctctctctctctctctctctctctctctcttccttttcccccttcctccttctcccatccacaattccttccttccttagacAAGGTGTTCAATAGCCCAAACTAGTGTGGATATCTCTAACTAACTCTTAGAACTCTCTactaaaaaatattaattcagttATTTGTTTCTCCCAgtctgcccctctccccctccctttctcttcagaaaaggggaagccTCCAATGAATATCAAACTGCCTAGGCATTTCAAGTTGCACATCTACtgaagctagacaaggcagcagagtgaggggaaagggatccaaaggcaggtaacagagtcaCAGACAGCTACTGTCCCCACAGTTAtgaatcccacaggaagaccaagctgagCAACTGTTACATATGAGCAGAGGACCTAATTCATCCACCTCCTGAGAGCTTGGCTTATGTGGAATGTGTCTTCACATCCATTTTAGGGTCTTTCCCCTCTCTGATGAAAGGAAGTTCATACCACAGCAATGGGTGAGTGAGGGGAACTGGGGGCCATTTTTGACTGCAGTTAGTAAAAACTATATCATAGACAGAGTAGGTTCACTGTACAAGTCACTATCTGgaaatcttttattttcctaatttgttcATAATTTTTTCCATGCACTCTTGGTGTGTTTGGGATTTTCAGATCTCAGAATAGGCTGTGTGATCAAGCATATGATATGTAGTAAATATGTGGTAGGATGTTGGTGTGTGACTTTAGTGGATCTAGTATTTTGTCTGGACACTTGTATTCATGTAAGAATGAGAGGAGataagaagaagggagagagagagagagagagagagagagagagagagagagagagagagagagcaaagaattAGAGTATTCATCTCTTAGTATCTGTTAAAGTCAATGATCATCAGAGAAGCAGGTTCTGCTCCAGTGCTAGTAACAAGTTAGGTTGTGTTTGTGTTAAATAAACACATGACTCTATACTAGTGGTTTTAGTGGAAGAGGGAGGATTCTTTTATcggaaacatgaaaataatttgtGAAGTATATCCTTGGTAGGATATACTTCTTAcaacatttcttttatataaCCCCAAATTGTTGGCCATGTGTGCCTGTTTAGTATGATTCATGATTCTTGGAATGCCCATCATCAACGGTTACATTTAGAACATTTGTCCTATATATGTGTTCATGGTAGGCATCTCCTTGTTTTCTGTGTTGAATCACTGATAATGTAATGAAATTTCCATACTGATTTTGATGCTAACTAATCTGAATATGTCATGTAGGACAACAAAATGCCCAAACAATTATCCCTCTTTTGCTAAAGTCATTTACATAGTCCAGGACACAGATCACTTTAGTTCTGATGTGTTGTCTCTATGTGCTCTGATGATCATTAAATTTAGCATTACAATCAGGATAATCTTGTGGATAAAGTATAGATGCAAACTATGGTAATAGGTAAATGTGATCTCATGAGGTTTGTTATCCAGCACTGAATAGGTAACATTAGGCTCTTTATGAACCCAGTAAGTCACAGAGGGCAGGTAAAAATGAGAGTTATTGTTTGGGATTCTGAGGTTACAGTCTTAGAAAAAAACTAGAAagcatttttgtttcttcctagaACTTGAATTCCTGTTGAAAATATGTAATGAAACTCAATACACCAAATTAAGATACAGTCTATTGATAACAACTGATCAGGGAAGGACAACAattgcgtgcatgcgtgtgtgtgtgtgtgtgtgtgtgtgtgtgtgtgtgtgtgtgtgtgtgtttatatgagaTAATCAGAAAAACACTGAGTTTAGGACAACTGGTGCTGACTTGGTTGAGTTCAGTGTGGTTGAGGAAGGAAGTTGAAGAGCATAGAGACATGTGTAAGTAAAGGGGGAAGGTGGTGCATGGTTTTCTAGTTCACCACAGCGTGTTAAACCTTCAAACAACATGAGAGGCACTGGAAACCTCAGATCATTAGACATAGGTAACAGTGATCCAAGATGGGGTTTAAAAGAAGTATTACTTGGACATGAATGGAAATAATATCATTTGGAGACTCCAGATGTATTttatacttatcagtgaatgcatcaGGGGCATTATTCATTCTACACGTCACTTATGATAGCAATGAATGGCTAAAGATATTCACAATTTGAATTCCACTCAACTTTTGCATGGTATTGGAACTGCAAAGATTTGAAAGACTATGCTGTAATTAAGAAAATCTCCAATGATTGTATGCTGTGGCAAAGAAGACAAATGTGAACCTATACTTAGAATAGCTGACTATAGAATTATTGAAATTTCTACTTTGTGCCTTTTGCTGTATTGCTCTTGAGTGAAAGGGTGTGTAGAAATAATTTCTCTTTCCTAGATTGCAAAGTCTAGACCATGAGACACCCCAAACCTCAATGTTCTTGAATATGATAAGTGGACTAAAAGTTGTGTATACCTtgcacatttttctattttaacactCTAGTCTTGTACAATTTCTCCTTCCTATTTGTAAAcacatgattatatatatatattatatatgttgaaTATATTATATGCTAATAATTTGCAAAATCAATAACGTTGTGAAAGGTGTGCATTCCTTGTACCTTACTCCATCTGCCATCGAAACCCTTTTCCCAGAGATTCTGATCATTAGTTGTTTCTTCTTGTGAGTTGAGAGGGTTTTTCTACCCGAAAAAGAAGATTCAATGAGAACTCTCAGCCCATTGACCATCTTGTACTGAACCTTGATTTTCATCATTCAACATATCATCCTGGCATTCTGAATGTATGCcctatgtgtgcatctgtattaTATATACCTAAAAGCATGtatgctttttgcatttttctgagtTTATATAGTagttaagttttattttgagcacatttatatgcacatatatgcttaAATTCTGCgtatatttccttttataaatgtaataatttagtCATAGTTTTCAGTGATTAGATTATTTTCGTTCACTTGTGTTTAAAATGGTCAAATGAACATAATGTCATAATATGTAATTTTCCACATGTTCAGGGACTTGTACAGGTAAGCTGTAATTGTAATACACATGATTGAAAACTTACAGTGCTCACAGAGTCGAAATTTTATCTTCATATAAATAGTACAAAATCCTGTCCTAACAAATTCCTATTttaatatctcaaaaaaaaaaccaggttatttttttaaacattttgttgttgtcaAACATATGAGCCACAATCCTAACTATAGTCTTTGCAACATGCAGTATGACCGTAAACAATGCAGACATGGTGTGTTCCTGTagtctgttcttccaaaggtaaCAAATTATAACAGAAGACACAGGGAGGTTAATAAACTGCTGTGATTCTTCACTCTAATGATTACCCAGCTGCCCCTGCACTCATCCATTCTATGTTTGTGTTTACATCTTCATAATTTCATCATGTGTCCTTACAGCTACGACTCCACTGGAAATACAGAATAGTGTCTTCGTGGGGATCAATCATTATCCTTTCATGTCCACAGCCTTATATCGGCCCCTTCTTACACCTCATTCCACAACGTTGGATACTACTTATCTTTTCTCAGTTTCTAAACATTATCCACTTAAAAACATGCTACACTAGCTACCTcattcaggattatattttctagttccatccatttgcctgcaaaactcaggatgtcctcattcttaatagctgagtagtattccatcatgtaaatggatcatattttctgtatccattcttctgtcatgggacattgcattgtttacagcttctggctatcacaaataaggccactatgaacatagtggaacacatgcccctgtggcatggtggggcatcttttgggtatattcccaagaatggtattgctgggtcttcaggtagatctatttccaattttctgaggaacctccaaattgatttccagagtggttgtcaaAACTCGAATAAAACCTCTTGGGAGAGGCTAAAATTAAACAGATTACAGAGGTATTTAGTTGAATTGTTCATTCCTTCCTtgtaatggttttgttttgttttgttctgtttttgcctttaaaagacagtttcactatatagctcagactggcctggaactcatggaacCTATGAGGGGCAGCCCCCCcatcccttttctccctcagcctctcaagtgctgggattgcaaatatTAGTCACCACATCCAGTTTGTCCTTCCCATATTGCATGATTGTTTTCTCTGGCATATAATACAGTTTGTTTTGCTATTTATTCATTGAAGAGCTTCTGCTTTATCttgagtttttggtttttataAATGAGTATTCTACAAACATTAGTGTGTAATATTTTGTggatatataatacacacatatttacatataatgtgaatatattatacattttcagCTTACTGAGGAGATGGCTGAAGTTTTGAAAGGACTACAGTGCAACCGCAGCTGTAAATTCTAATTAACAGATACATAATATTGTGTTTGTTAACATTTGATCaatttgttttctacatttttaacaTTGATCATATCTTCAATGTGACTATCTTTTGAGTTGGTAGCATGCATCTGGTGTAGTTTATCATCTTCATAAtctttttaaataagagtttTAACTTTGTTGAATTTTCTCTATGTACATTTGATTTTCGTTGTAaaattcctgtgatttttttttttattatttccattttatttttctttggttttaagtTTCTAGCATCTATTCACATATTTAACTAGCTTTAGGAAGTGAAAATTTAAAtacttccatttattttattttgtttctattagcATATAATTGTACATATTCATGAGTGTgatgtgagttttcttttttaggtaAGCCTTACTGTGTTGATCTaggtgttctggaacttgctatgtagaggaGGCTGGGtttcacagatccacctgcctctgcctcctaaatgctggaattaaagtcattcATGCATCACTATTGTCTAGCCCCGATGGGACGTTTTGATATGTATGCAATTTTATAATGATCAAGACATGTTAGTTTACATGCTCATTactacaaatatttattatttctatgcAGGTTTTCAATGTTTATCCTtttcttatatatgaatattttaatctttattaacttgagtatttcttatttacatttcgattgttattccccttcctggtttccaggccaacatccctctaacctctcctcctccccttctatatgggcttcccctccccatcctcccccgattaccaccctcccctcaacaatcacattcactgggggccAATGGTATTCCTACCTATTGTTTTCACTACATAACAAAATTTGATATGTCTTATTTCCCTAATCATCTaacatattttctagtttctattTGGGTTTCCATTTTTATCTATAAATAGGTTATTTAAATGATGTTACTTGGTTTGAAGCACTTAGCAAGATTTTTAGACCGCTTTCTTATAATTTTCTGATTATCTTTGCTGAATTTTCGTCATTGTGTAtgttttttattgtaaaattcccattatttctccctttcccatcTTATTTTCCTCATGTTTCAAAGAACATGAGTAGTTCTGCTTTCTGAAATAAAcccaaccaaacccaaccaaccaaaacataacaaaaagacCCCAAGCTTTTTAAATGAATCAGTCTATGCTTGACTTAGTAAATGTTCAATGTGCCCCAGCAATATcatgaattcttttatttttatgttcaatGCTTTACACGAATTAACCAAATTGTGAAGTTATGTTGTTCAGATGTTCATATTCTTACTTACTTTTTGGGTGTACAAAGTATACAATTCTtcattcttttaacttttaaagctATTTACTGGGAGTTTATATTGGATTCTGATATTTTGGATCACTAACTAGCAGAGACTCTTCTGTGGGTGTTAGTGGAAAATAACCCACATTCTTTAACAATGCTTCAACATGGCACACAGCCTGAGGGCTCCTCTTTTTGTTAAATTtgtgtggttgctttctttttcaaatggcAGTTTTACTTGTTAATTTACTAGGTCTTTCTTCCCTTCACCCTTATGTTGTGCCTTGTCTTCTTCCTGCTAATTCCCTCCTTTCAAGAAAATCGCACTGTGGGGTACTTTTTTGGGCTGAAAATGGGGTGTTGCCATATTTCTACAACCTCTCAGTATTTAATATTTCCCAACTATACTCAGTGCCCCACAGCTATACTGCAACTCTGTAATGCAAATTACTCTACATTTCATTTACTTACATGGTATTTGAAATTTGTGggctctcccttcctcccctgccccctctcaTTTCTGTCaccttctctttttctatttttttctctcctattgaaacatggtctcactttgtagcctaggctgacctcaaactcataatgttctttttatttcttgaaagaTATCTGTATAATTCTCAGTACCTAAAACAGAAGGTAAATAATTTTCTGTGTGCTTTCAACAGGTTCAATTCTTGATTTGCAGGTCCTGTTAAAAGTGCCCTTATATATTTGGCTTAGTTCTAACATGCTTCAATTATTGGTCAAACACCATTTTACAGGTTCAGAACTTATCAGGTATACCCATCTCTAACTCTGTTGTAAGTGGATGAGTCCATGAGTCCTGGATGTTGTTTACACAGAAACTCACCCTGAGTTCCTCCTAGAGTCAGCTTGTGTTTCACTTAGTCCCTTCAGAGTAATGTCTTCAAttcagaaaaacagaacacaTTGCTTTCCTTATATTTTCCCCTAGTGATGGAGAACTCCACTTCAGTGGATGAGTTCCTCTTGCTTGGCCTGACCACTGTTCAGAAACTGCAGCCCATCTTTTTTGTGATGTTTTTAACCATTTACTTGCTGAATTTGGTTGGAAATGGAGTAATATTAATGATCGTTACTCTGGAGAGAAGACTCCACTCCCCGATGTACTTCTTTCTAGGAAACCTTTCCTGCCTGGATATTTGTTACTCTTCGGTGACTCTTCCCAAGGTTCTCATCAACCTTCTCTCAAGGCATAGGACCATATCTTTCCTAGGCTGTATCACTCAGCTATACTTCTTCCACTTTCTGGGAAGTACAGAGGCCATCTTGCTGGCTGTGATGGCCTTTGACCGTTTTGTAGCCATCTGCAGCCCACTCCGCTACACTGCTATCATGAATCCTCAGTTGTGCATCCTGTTGGCGGCTACAGCCTGGCTCACCAGCTTTTTCTATGCTCTACTGCATTCTGTCATGACTGCTCACTTGAATTTCTGCCACTCTCACAAACTCAGTCACTTCTTTTGTGATGTCAAACCCCTCTTAGAAGTGGCCTGTGGCAGCACAGTACTCAACCAGTGGCTTCTTTCTGTTGTCACAGGCAGTATATCCATGGGGGCCTTCCTCCTCATACTCCTCTCCTATTTCTACAtcattgcttttcttctgttCAAGAACTGGTCCTGCAGAATGCTTAGGAAGGCTCTGTCCACTTGCACCTCTCACTTTATGGTGGTTTGTCTTTTCTATGGACCTGTTGGTTTCACTTACATCCGTCCTGCCACAGCATCAGCCTCCTCCATGAGTGAGGATCGGATGGTGGCCATCATCTATAGTGCAGTCACCCCAGTGCTGAACCCATTGATATATACACTTAGGAACAACGAGGTGATGTTGGCTCTGAAAAGGAACTTTGGGAAGAAGTTGTTTAAAGACAACCAGCTACATGCAAGAGATCAATGACACTCATATCTTAAGTACATGAAGGTACTTTACGCTATTAAGTGATAAGTTggcctgatttttttccctctcatggTATTTACGAACATTTCAGGCAAGAGGGAAAGTTCAAATCACATGGAAGTTAACAAACCAAttctacaatattttaaaatataaaatttaatgtgtCAAGGATTATTCACAGTACATATACCAGGGAAATTCAATGCTGTAGAAATTTTCAAAAAGccaggaggggcagagagagatgtGATCAAGTTCTTGATATATATTAGACAACATGTTTGGCCTTTGCCTTAAGTAACTCATTGGCCATTTGACTCACACCTGAGTCTATATTAACAACAGGCTTTATAGTAGGCTCCAAGCAAACCTCAATTGGGAGGTTGGTTACAACAGAAGGGTTATATGATTAGATATAA
This window harbors:
- the LOC116887400 gene encoding olfactory receptor 12D3-like, producing the protein MENSTSVDEFLLLGLTTVQKLQPIFFVMFLTIYLLNLVGNGVILMIVTLERRLHSPMYFFLGNLSCLDICYSSVTLPKVLINLLSRHRTISFLGCITQLYFFHFLGSTEAILLAVMAFDRFVAICSPLRYTAIMNPQLCILLAATAWLTSFFYALLHSVMTAHLNFCHSHKLSHFFCDVKPLLEVACGSTVLNQWLLSVVTGSISMGAFLLILLSYFYIIAFLLFKNWSCRMLRKALSTCTSHFMVVCLFYGPVGFTYIRPATASASSMSEDRMVAIIYSAVTPVLNPLIYTLRNNEVMLALKRNFGKKLFKDNQLHARDQ